A single region of the Vicia villosa cultivar HV-30 ecotype Madison, WI linkage group LG4, Vvil1.0, whole genome shotgun sequence genome encodes:
- the LOC131596228 gene encoding uncharacterized protein LOC131596228 encodes MNHYFGNPGMWSSGSSSDDSSDDEDIDEYYWEIRMRSGYIGRLSVLFFPREVCRFFRLISPHIEMCDFDTGEVYECNIRNGVQNREEELYIGGGWYQFARRKRLRRGDQLGFTLSRFPYRLYVQLLNR; translated from the exons ATGAATCACTATTTTGGAAATCCTGGAATGTGGTCTTCTGGAAGCAG TTCTGATGATTCAtcagatgatgaagatattgatgaGTACTACTGGGAGATAAGGATGAGATCGGGCTACATAGGGCGCCTAAGTGTTCTC TTTTTTCCAAGGGAAGTTTGTAGGTTCTTTCGGTTGATCTCCCCACATATAGAGATGTGTGATTTTGATACAGGGGAGgtatatgaatgcaacatccGCAATGGAGTTCAAAACCGTGAGGAGGAACTTTACATAGGAGGTGGTTGGTACCAATTTGCAAGGAGGAAAAGGCTTAGGAGAGGTGATCAGTTGGGTTTCACCCTTTCGAGGTTTCCTTATAGGTTGTACGTGCAATTGTTGAATCGTTGA